One region of Zingiber officinale cultivar Zhangliang chromosome 7B, Zo_v1.1, whole genome shotgun sequence genomic DNA includes:
- the LOC122004003 gene encoding amino acid transporter AVT1H-like codes for MKAANCVICVEESKVCACASEANAKATSSFTHSVINMVGMLIGLGQLSAPYALENGGWSSALLLIGFGIMCAYTAHIIGRCLDDDGGGSKSYQDIGEQAFGSKGRIVASAFIYLEIFFALVSYTISLSDNLPLVLAGVHAHAPWLHLSTAQLLTATAVLVALPTLWLRDMSSISFLSLGGILMSLLMFATVAWVAAFGGVEGSHEIPALRVEMLPRISGLYMFSFAGHIVFPNIYTAMKDPSKFTKVSIASFAIVTLLYTALAFMGALLFGPAVRSQITLSMPPRLGATKVALWATVLTPMTKYALEFAPFATQLERRLPPSMSSRARRLLSGGVGSALLLLILALALVVPYFEDVLSLTGSLISVAISIIFPCAFYLRIYWARSSRASVAFHVGLIVFGAAIAGMGTVSSSQALIRSIRRGH; via the exons ATGAAGGCCGCGAACTGCGTGATTTGCGTGGAGGAGAGCAAAGTCTGTGCCTGTGCGAGTGAGGCAAATGCCAAGGCCACCAGCTCGTTCACGCATTCTGTCATCAACATGGTTGGCATGCTCATAG GGCTGGGGCAGTTGTCGGCTCCCTACGCACTGGAGAACGGAGGATGGAGCTCGGCGCTGCTGCTCATCGGCTTCGGAATCATGTGCGCGTACACCGCGCACATCATCGGCAGGTGCCTCGACGACGACGGCGGTGGCTCTAAGAGTTACCAAGACATCGGCGAGCAAGCGTTCGGATCCAAAGGCAGGATCGTAGCCTCTGCCTTCATCTACCTGGAGATCTTCTTCGCGCTCGTGTCCTACACCATCTCGCTCAGCGACAACCTGCCGCTGGTGCTCGCCGGCGTGCACGCGCACGCGCCGTGGCTCCACCTGTCGACTGCGCAGCTTCTGACTGCGACGGCGGTGCTGGTGGCGCTGCCGACGCTGTGGTTGCGGGACATGTCGTCGATCTCGTTCCTCTCCTTGGGAGGGATCCTCATGTCTCTGCTTATGTTTGCGACGGTTGCGTGGGTGGCGGCGTTCGGCGGCGTGGAAGGGAGTCATGAGATTCCGGCGCTGAGGGTGGAGATGCTCCCGAGGATCTCGGGCTTGTACATGTTCAGCTTCGCCGGCCACATTGTGTTCCCCAATATCTACACCGCCATGAAAGACCCTTCCAAATTCACCAAG GTGTCCATTGCAAGCTTCGCCATTGTTACCTTGCTCTACACCGCACTAGCTTTCATGGGCGCGCTGCTCTTCGGCCCGGCGGTGAGGTCGCAAATCACGCTCAGCATGCCGCCGCGCCTCGGCGCCACCAAGGTGGCGCTTTGGGCCACCGTGCTGACCCCGATGACCAAGTACGCACTGGAGTTCGCCCCCTTCGCCACCCAGCTGGAGCGTCGCTTGCCCCCTTCCATGTCCTCGCGCGCCAGAAGGCTCCTCAGCGGCGGCGTCGGGTCCGCCCTGCTGCTCCTCATCCTCGCCCTCGCCCTCGTCGTCCCCTACTTCGAGGACGTCCTCAGCCTCACTGGCTCCCTCATCAGCGTCGCCATCTCCATCATCTTCCCCTGCGCCTTCTACCTCAGGATCTACTGGGCCCGCTCCTCGCGAGCCAGCGTCGCCTTCCACGTCGGGCTCATCGTGTTCGGGGCTGCGATTGCGGGGATGGGCACAGTCTCGTCCTCGCAAGCCCTGATTCGAAGCATTCGGAGAGGCCATTAA